One window from the genome of Rufibacter tibetensis encodes:
- a CDS encoding efflux RND transporter periplasmic adaptor subunit yields the protein MKLHLSTFAALSLFSAVLVSCGKKDAAPQGPMMGGPVSVNTYTVTEEHVTGTDTYPGTVVPLNEVELRPQVSGYITQIYVKDGQRVSKGQKIYEIDRTKYMAAYRQAQANVRSAQANLNRVQKDLERYENLAKQDAIARQRVDYARADVETARAQVAVARAQVSSASTDLGYSVINAPFSGTIGISQVRVGSQVSPGTTLLNTISSDGPTGVDFVINEQELPRFNRLQQGKQPDSLFTLTLADGTRYSHTGKLSAIDRAVGLQSGTITVRVSFPNPSRQLVAGMTVSVNVLNQDIGQQITLPFKAVTEQLGEYFVYKVQGDSVQQQNILLGTRFQDKIVAREGLKAGDVIVLEGIQNLRQGAKIQVGAPQATGGAPASAR from the coding sequence ATGAAGTTACATTTATCCACCTTTGCCGCGCTTTCCTTGTTTAGCGCCGTACTGGTTTCTTGCGGCAAAAAGGACGCAGCACCCCAAGGCCCCATGATGGGTGGTCCGGTTTCCGTGAACACCTACACTGTCACTGAAGAACACGTTACCGGTACTGATACCTACCCTGGCACCGTAGTCCCGCTGAATGAAGTAGAGCTTCGGCCCCAGGTGAGCGGCTACATCACTCAAATCTATGTGAAAGACGGCCAACGTGTATCCAAGGGCCAGAAAATATATGAGATTGACCGCACCAAATACATGGCGGCTTATCGGCAGGCGCAGGCCAACGTGCGCAGCGCCCAGGCAAACCTGAACCGGGTTCAGAAAGACCTGGAACGCTATGAGAACCTGGCCAAACAAGATGCTATTGCCCGCCAGCGCGTAGATTATGCCCGCGCTGATGTGGAAACGGCTCGTGCCCAAGTAGCCGTGGCCCGTGCCCAGGTATCCAGTGCCTCTACAGATTTAGGGTACTCGGTTATCAATGCTCCCTTTAGCGGTACCATTGGCATCTCTCAGGTGCGCGTAGGTTCTCAGGTAAGCCCGGGCACCACCCTCCTGAACACCATCTCGTCTGACGGCCCCACCGGCGTAGATTTCGTGATCAACGAACAGGAGCTTCCCCGCTTTAACCGTCTTCAGCAAGGCAAGCAACCAGACTCCCTTTTCACTTTAACATTGGCCGATGGCACCCGGTACTCCCATACCGGGAAACTTTCCGCTATTGACCGTGCGGTGGGCTTGCAAAGCGGGACCATCACAGTGCGCGTAAGCTTCCCCAACCCTAGCCGCCAGTTGGTAGCAGGCATGACCGTGAGCGTGAATGTGCTAAACCAGGACATAGGGCAGCAAATCACCTTGCCTTTCAAAGCGGTAACCGAGCAGCTGGGCGAATACTTTGTGTACAAAGTGCAGGGAGATTCTGTGCAGCAGCAGAACATTTTGTTAGGCACCCGCTTCCAGGATAAGATTGTAGCCCGTGAAGGCCTTAAAGCCGGTGATGTGATTGTGTTGGAAGGAATCCAGAACCTTCGTCAGGGCGCTAAGATCCAGGTGGGTGCTCCACAGGCCACTGGTGGTGCTCCGGCCAGCGCCAGATAA
- a CDS encoding TolC family protein, which produces MKRSTYLMLLLSCLLAPVALLAQVTPDSTAGRLTLEQCVAYALKNQAQVQQAQIEEEIGERQIRAQLSGWLPQVAANYAFTHNIKRPQSVFGDQVITIGQKYTSNINFQANQTLYSNDLLLTSRAARFTRTALDLNTQSTKINTVVDVSKAFYNILLSQEQLRILNENIVRQEKQYRDARAQYEQGLVDKTDYQRASITLNSIKADRKRTQEAIKSSTALLQELMGLPVNSPLTLAYDYNQMQQNILIDTAQTVAFTNRVEFQQIQTQRQIQGLNTRYHRWGFLPTASAFVNYNPTFFSSNLGDIYSQAYPTSALGLQVGIPIFQGGRRLQNVRISELQEESLNVELQNVQRRINTEYQTALANYKSDYNDWLTLQSNVQLAEDVYNVIKLQYNEGIKAYLDLIVAETDLRTAQLNYYNALYNVLSSKLDVQRALGTIATNY; this is translated from the coding sequence ATGAAGAGATCAACGTATCTGATGCTGCTGCTCAGTTGCCTTCTGGCACCTGTGGCATTGTTGGCCCAGGTGACCCCAGATAGCACCGCCGGCCGGCTGACGCTGGAGCAGTGCGTGGCCTATGCCCTGAAAAATCAGGCGCAAGTGCAGCAGGCGCAAATAGAAGAAGAAATTGGCGAGCGCCAGATCAGGGCACAATTGTCAGGTTGGTTGCCGCAGGTGGCGGCTAATTACGCGTTCACGCACAACATTAAACGCCCACAGAGCGTGTTCGGCGACCAGGTGATTACCATCGGGCAGAAATACACCTCTAACATCAACTTTCAGGCAAACCAGACACTGTACAGCAATGATCTGCTGCTGACCAGCCGGGCCGCCCGCTTTACCAGAACGGCCCTTGACCTGAATACCCAGTCTACCAAGATCAACACGGTGGTAGACGTGAGCAAGGCTTTTTACAACATTCTCCTCAGCCAGGAGCAGCTCCGGATTCTGAACGAGAACATTGTACGCCAGGAAAAACAGTACCGCGATGCCCGTGCTCAATATGAGCAGGGTCTGGTAGACAAAACCGATTACCAACGCGCCTCCATTACCTTGAACAGCATCAAGGCCGACCGCAAAAGAACCCAGGAAGCGATCAAATCCAGCACCGCCTTGTTGCAGGAACTGATGGGCTTACCCGTAAACTCCCCGCTTACGCTGGCCTATGACTACAACCAGATGCAGCAAAATATTCTGATTGATACGGCCCAAACAGTGGCCTTTACCAACCGGGTAGAGTTTCAGCAGATACAGACGCAACGGCAGATACAAGGGCTGAACACCCGCTACCACCGGTGGGGCTTTCTGCCCACCGCGTCGGCTTTTGTGAACTACAACCCAACGTTCTTCAGCTCTAATTTAGGAGATATCTACAGCCAAGCCTACCCAACTTCGGCTTTGGGGCTGCAAGTGGGCATTCCTATTTTCCAGGGTGGCCGAAGATTGCAGAATGTGCGCATCTCTGAATTGCAGGAAGAAAGCCTGAATGTGGAGTTGCAGAACGTCCAGCGCAGGATCAACACCGAGTACCAGACGGCCTTGGCCAATTACAAAAGCGACTACAATGACTGGCTCACGCTGCAAAGCAATGTGCAGCTCGCCGAAGACGTGTACAACGTGATCAAGCTGCAGTACAACGAAGGCATCAAAGCCTATCTGGATTTGATTGTGGCTGAAACCGACCTCAGAACGGCTCAACTTAACTATTACAATGCTCTTTACAACGTGCTATCCAGCAAACTGGATGTGCAGCGCGCCCTGGGTACCATTGCCACTAACTACTAA